The Elaeis guineensis isolate ETL-2024a chromosome 14, EG11, whole genome shotgun sequence genomic sequence ACCGACGATCTTGTTTCGGCCGTCGACCCAGTGCCGATCGCGGTGGTcacgccggtcatccccgagcttccgtcggtcgaggggATTGACTCGGAAGGATGATCATGGCCTCatcctcttttattatttttgtttttcttagaacacttgtaaccgggcttcggcCTGATTTTGTAATCGAATGAACTTAAGAATTTTTTAGTTTCTCTTTCGACTCCCTTTTCCTGCCTACTGGGATGTGCTTGTAATCGCGGGGTCCTGAGGTTGGAGGGAGCAGCCTTGGCATGCCGTATTAGGGCACCCAATCGTCACCCCGGGTCGTTAGCTGAGATAGTCGGCGGTTAAGTGTGCGATAAGCAGGACGAAACCCCGACCACCGATCGCCCGTTTTAGGACCTAGATCGAACGTCCACCGTTAGGCCGCGAACCAAACGCCAGAATCAAACGTACGTCGTCCTGGCATGGGTCGGGGGTCGACCGACTTTAAGGCACGAGCGCGCTGAGTCGGTCGCCCTGGCGGAGTCGAAGGTCGCTTGTAGGGAAGAAAATCGATCGGCCTTTGGGCACATCCCGATGACCCGATTGTCGTTCGACGTGATCGGTCAGACTGCGTCTGCTATATTGTCGCACGCAGTCGACGCGTCTGGTCGGGAAGGTGATGGTAAGTCGAGTTTCCCTCCCCAGACTTCGGTCGAGCAGTTGTACGGTGCCGTGTGACAAtcgatggtaagccgaatatcccccgACCGTCTGTAtctcggtcggtgagtcatgaatgcgatGATGGTCGCTTCgcatgatagacggtggtaagccgaatatccttcgaccgaccgtagctcgaTCGGTAAGTCGCGACGTCGGCCGCGTAGGCGTTACGCCTTTCTGTGGTCGGAGTTTAGCCGGCAGGTTAGCCGATCGTttagcccgaaagttcgaccgtagaaggagcgcTAACTCCCGTTGTTGTGGGCGATTCGGCCCTCGTGAgtgtccgatgtgtcgtcggcgaTCAGGCCGTCGGTTCCACATGGACATTAAGTCCGAGCCGGGACGTCGGGACTCGGGCTTTTTGCCGAGCGCCGATCGCCAGTCGAAGAGGGAAAATTTCGAACCTTGGAACCGATTTTACATTCCAAATGAATAGGTACGaggttcattggtgatacaacttcaaattgtcggcattccaggtccGGGAAATAGATTTCCCTTCCAAAGTTTTTAGTCGATAAGCCcttggcccgtaggtgtccgccaccatgtagggcccttcccagttcggagccagcttcccatggtctaggggcttcgagacttccgcctttctcaggaccaagtccccaggcctgaaaagctttggcttgACCTTGGCATTGTAGTACCGAGCtatcctctgtcggtatgaagccatacgAAGTTGGGCCTGGTTTCgtagctcggggaggaggtctaggtcggatctccggcaatcagagttgtccggctcttgataccgcttgACCCTGGTGgatggcagcccaatctcgagtggtatcatcgcctccgtcccataggccaagctaAAAGACGACTCTCCGATCGGAACGCGGGggatcgttcggtaagcccacagaacggaacccagctcgtcgacctagaggcctttggcttcatttagtcgagttttgagcccgtgtagtatggtccggttggtcacctcgacttcgccattggactgcgggtgtccgactgaagtcagtcggtgcgtgatgtaaaacctcgcgcagaagtctctaaagtcttgattgtcgaattatcgtccGTTGTCGGTAATAATGGTATAcgacaatccgaacctgaagatgatggatttttggacgaagtcctccatcttccgctcggtaatctgcgccagaggctcggcctccacccacttggtgaagtagttgatgatgacgactatgaactttctttggcctgatgctggagggaaaggatcgagaatgtcgaccccccactgagcgaagggccatggagcgacaataggggtgatctggctggccggtcggtgttgtaggttggcatacttttggcatggttcACACCTCTGGACCAACTCagtcgcgtccttcctcatggtgggctaaTAGTAACTCTGCCGCAGGatcttgtaggccaaggatttaccccctaagtgactcccgcagatcccttcgtgcacttctcggagggcataatctgcgtcggtcggtcccaaacacatGAGTAAGGGaaggaagaacgaccttttgtacagTCGGCCGTGGATAATCACGTACTGGGAAGCCGCCCACCGAAGTCGTTTGGCTTCCGCAGGGTCTTCGGGTACAGATCCATCGATCAGATACCGagtgatcgggtccatccagctctgCCCTGCCGCTAATTGTAGTACCTCCTCGACTTCGTCGATACTCGGTCGCTCAAGATTTTGCACGAAGGTCCGGCCCAAGGTGCCATAGTCGGACGTCGCGAGCCGGGAGAgcgcgtcggcccgagcattttccgtcctggggatgtgggagatcccgAAGTACCCGAAGGATGCTACGAGATCTTTCACCTTTCGGTGGTATTtggtcatggtcggatctcgaGTTTCGAACTCGCCTTTAGTCTGTCCGACGATCAGTTGGAAGTCGGAAAAGACTTTGAGACGGTCTATCCCGAGCTCCAGTGCTAATTTCAACCCCACGACGAGCGCTTCGTACTTGgtctgattgttggaggccttgaagtcgaatcggaggacgTGTTCAGTGACCGCTCCCTCCAAGTTGGTAAGTAGGAAaccggccccgctcccttgagcgttgGAAGCCCCATCTATGTGCAATACCCAGGTCGGATCGGGGTCACAGTCGGAAGTCCCGACCTCCACGGGGTCCCCCTCCCCCGATGGTAGGTcgatcgtcgggcattcggcgatgaagtcggccagaatCTGAGCTTTGAGGGCGGGTCGTGGccggtactggatgtcgaattCGTCCAGTCTCACAGCCCATTTCGCCAACCGTCCTAATGTGTTAGGGCGGTGCAAgatggccctcaggggctggtcggtgaggaccacaatggcgTGTGCTTGAAAGTACGGACGGAGTCGCTGTGCCGAAATGACCAGAGCGAAAATCATTTTCTCTACCCTTGAGTACCGAGtctcagcttcgtggagcaccttgctgacatAATATATTGGTTGATGAACCCGGTTCTCGTTCTCCAGGACGAGCACAGAACTAACCGCCTCCGGAGAAGTGGCCAAGTAGAGGTACAGGACCTCCCCGACCTCCGGTCTCACAAGGAGTGGCGGAGAAGTGAGATACTTCTTTAGTTCCTCGAAAGCCTGCCGGCACTCGTTCGGCCAAGAGAACTGCTTGGCCTACCgtaaggttttgaagaacgggaggcatctttcagccgaccgagaAATGAACCGACTGAGGacaacgattcttccgttcagctgctggacttccttcttggtgttcggatgccgcatgtcgatgatggccttgattttctcggagttggcctcgattcctcgttgcgagatgaggaatccgaggaacttccccgaggttactccgaaggcgcacttggtcgggttcagcttcatccggtgtcatCGCAGAGTGCGGAAAGCTTCTTCAAGATCCCGGACATGATCCGAAATCCGCGcatttttcaccagcatgtcgtcgacatatacttccatgttgcgcccgatctggtctttgaagaccttgttgacgagtcgttggtaggtggcgccagtATTTTTCaacccgaagggcattactcggtagcagtagaggcccttgggggtcacgaaggcagtgtgctcctcgtcttcagatgccatccaaatctgattgtacccgatgaaggcgtccatgaagctgagtagttgaaatccggacgtcgcatccaccagctggtcgatctttggaagtggaaagctgtccttcagaCAGgctcgattcaagtcggtgtagtcaataCAAATTCTCCACTTTTCGCTGgccttcttgaccatgacaacattggtgaGCCACTCGGGATacgtagcttctctgatgaagcccgtttcgagtagcttgtctacctcttcatcgatggccttctgtctttcaggagcaaaagaccttttcttctgcctcatcgGCCTCACCGTCGGGTCAACGTTGAGTCGGTGCGTTATTgtctccggagggatgcccggcatatctgctgccgaccaagcaaatatgtcggcgttggccttcagcagctccgtcagccgccgtcgttctgggtcgggtagcTGAGACCCGACCCACACCTGTCGGTCGGGATTTTTTGCTATCgagatgggaacgagctgttcggccggtgaaccccgttcttcctcctcccgttggtccagtttgtcgatcgtcagggagtccTTCTGCTCATTACCTtgggcggagatctggaagcatcgacggacgagctgttgatctccgtgcatctctccgactccgtaTTTGGTTGGGAACCGAACCAGAAGGTGATACGTCGAAACGATCGCTTTCAGGGCATTTAGTCCGGGccttccgagtatggcgttgtaggtcgaaggcacctggacgaccgtgaaagtcaaatggaccgtgctttgccgtggttcgatgCCGACCATCACGGGCAGGGTGACTTCCCCTTCTGTTGTGACGGCGTCGCCTGCGAAGCCTACCAAGGGTgtagggaccctcttgagtcggtcgattGATAGTCGCATCtgggagaaagtcgagtaaaataaaacgttcgttgaacttccattatccacaaaaaaaatttttacatcataattggctattgttgtcgagacaacaacagcatcatcgtggagagtttggatgtcccgaacatcttcttctgtaaaagtgatcgcatcgtccgggcgtggctttttcgtcggctcccccccagCAGACGCCCCCGGGCctagtcgtttggaaatcatattaatGACCCCGGCCGTGGGCTGATTAGTcaccgcttcttcagtcggctggggtcgtcggtcagcAACGGGTTGAGTCGGCGGATTcctccaaaatttatcgagatatcctcggtggatgagagcttcgatctcatccttaagctggatgcattgctcggtattgtggccgtggccccggtggaaccggcagtacttccgtcggtcgaggccttttgccttcagaggcggaggccgtcgcaggtattgttccccctcgatctccatcaaaatctgtgcacgGAGAGcaaagagaggagtataggagtcatacctggggcgtgtcagcCTTGGAGTTTGCCGTCGGGGTGACTTCTGATTTCGTCGCAGAGGCGAgacccgaccgacggtcggaggcCTGCTAGGGTCGGCggtgtcccgacccttcctccgcttttCCTTCGGGCTTTTGAACTCGGTCGAGcaccggtcggaggctccttcgtccgctcgcatgtacttgtacgcgcgctccaatagTTCGGCATACGTTCGGGAGAGGGTTTTGTTTAGGGAgtaagtgaatcgggatgccctcagtccCCGTTttatggccgagatggccatatcctcattgaggtcccgaacctcgagcgtggccgcgttgaatcgcatcataaagtatcggagcgtcttattttctctctatttGAAGGAGAAAatgctatccgacgttcgcggcggcttccgactggtgctgaagtgagccacgaaagagtgctcgagctgtccgaaggagtggatacttcccgatcgaagatcggagtaccaggccctgacagctTTGCGGAGCAtgacggggaagccgatgcaaaagagagcatcgattgccccctgaatcatcatgagagctttgtagctctccaggtggtcgattgggtcggtggagccgtcgtaaggttccacgtgcggcatcttgaaccgaccggggatcggttcgtcgagaatgagtcgggagagaggttgggcggtctgaaagtcgacatcgtttgaagacttctgtccgtccatctgcaactgggcaagccgatgatcgatctcgtcgaacctgcgttcgtagtcgtcgatccgtcagtgctgggagaccccgggagtggagtctccggaagagtccgagagagaggcggacggcgttcgtgggcgcttctccttcctcgctcgttctagTTGGGAGGGAGAAAGCCGTCGGGGCCGATGGGTGTCACGCCGCGgctgcccctcctcctctccgcggGAGCACCGCggcaggtgctcctgcggaggcgacggagatcgatgcgggcgttggcggctgctcctggagggcatcggacgtgccgtcggTTGTCCGGCCGGCGATGGCGACAGCTGGGCCGACTGTtgctgaaggctcttgaccgcgtccgtcagcacggtcatctgtcgTACGAtcaccgcgatctgcgcctccgtggttacCGTGGGGTGCggtgagctgggttccgccgcggagggtggGGGAGAGgtttcttcccgacgggaagagcgtctCGCtgacccggtgaccctcgatcgctgagctctcatCTTTGTCATCTTGAATTTACCGCAACATCCTggaccccttcctggcgcgccaatctgttgcggccaatcccctcgtcgcctggtcgtcgggaacgagcgcctgcaaaaagaaagtccacactgaccggaggcggctccgacggggaccctccgacggtcaagtcagagaggagactgggcaacagtgaaatgaagacagagagctcaatcgagagagagaaagagaaggagcaaGCCTGAAAGTTTTCGGGACcccccagcactgttgccttccccgatatatatggtggagcgtggtatggcgccgtcattaatgacgcggacaattaaggaattgtcaattcactgtaggatgtcagagtcgccgtaaagatgTCAACTCGCCGTGGGgccgtcaaatcgctagggttgaccatgccataggcgggataatgccgctAGGCGGTAGCgtcgctgtcaggactgacagcctCTGGCGGTAGTACGACGCCTGGAGGAGCCgtccgaccttgggtcggtggtCAGCCGAGGGGCGCCGGGTAGAGCTTCGGActatgatgtgcaaatcttaaaatttataaataaaaccgcaagcgcacagtgtgcagagtagcacgaccagcgagtacgggtcaatcccacagagacttggtttaaaaacgattttcaaatctatgctcaagcgagctttaacgaaaatcgaaatcgaaagttgtttgctaaagacaataagactaaggatctagggtttttgaatccactagatctagattagggaattctacctagaatttttcttattgatcctaacgactactcctcttgtctttcccaagcatagattatgaagggactaaggcccaacgataacccatcaagattctttacaggagagtagtaactaggatcccttaggattttctcctcctacgcactgaatcaagcatgaactatgaagggactctgatccaactgtagttcatcaaaaattcttgacaaaagaggaagaaaaagaaatcctaagaaaaagaaaaaactctatgtaaaacccctactcatgatctagcttcatcacaaaccctagaagggatgcttagcttgacatgatctaaatctacttgcaaaatttaaatacagaaaaataaactaccctaatttcataaattaaactatcctaattgcataaatttaaactgcataatttaaactaacctaattgcataaaattaaattgcataaattaaactatcctaattgcaagaaaaataaattgcataatgtaaagagataaaattgtataaaaataagattttataaaaaaaaaatttattacaaaaatctcaaagctcgaggcttgagaagaaagctaaaaaccccactatctagggttacaagcttgatcggaaggaaaaaatcattaaaacaagggcctttgggggctttttataggcatttgggggttataaggttttcaaaactttagatgtgggactaagagattttagagggctgttaggagggtttaggggctcaaatctcactcaaaaagtacttaaatccatcaagaaatcctagaaattatttcagccgtccgatcttcatctaaaggacccaattcatctaataaatcaagccgggagcgattctgggccgtcggatcacgatctgggtgaagcgctgccgttggatcgcgctgcagagataGGATCAGGTCGGATAcgtcgcggaccgtccgatcaaggtgctggaagatttcgtccgttggatcgcgctgcagaaggatcccgtgttgtcctagtgtttattaattcttgcaattgccttaattacggttggatcttgaccggctgcgatggtggccgtccgatggcacaaaaatgtggagcgttggatcttgatcagagaagatcggaccatcgagtgatgtgaagttatcaGGTTGCCCTtgggaccttcttctctctcctcatgagctcTGGACCGCGCgcatggatcgggctcgcgatgcattgcggtgagccgagactcgctgattggctggtttatggtgcgccgatgggtccattgtccaggcgcctgttgctgtggaccacgcggctaaccagatcatcaaatcagttgatttttgatcaattttgacctgatttgactcggatttgacccaattgagtcttctttcttcattcttcaattcttggGTCAATTAAACtccgttttgcgtaaaatttgcgccgttagaatcctctttccttgttctttctattgatgacctcttcttctgcaaaatataataacaagtatcaatttcctaataaagttagataatttagatattaattgatactttttatgtcaatttgtgacataaatcagacTCCTCCTGTGGTCAGTCGGATACGTCGGGGGAGTCGGGCACCGGATCCCCTGGTGCAGTCAGTCGGTAGGGCAGAAagggtctgtccgaccgacgtaCCTTCAATCGATCGATCGGTTGGTCGGCCggttcggtcggtcggccggtcagtcggtcggtcggtcggccggtcggtcggtcggtcggtatatcctaaCATGTAGGGTTGGTGATCTTCATCTTTCTATGGTTATGGCTGAAGACAAGTACATCTGGGATAAAAGTCAATGAGAAACAAAGATGCCCACAATTTGTTGAAAAATGGGAAATGGTGGAGTTTAGAAACTTCCTGCAGCAGTAATCCTTGATGGACCTAGGGTTCTCGAGTCGGAAATTTACATAATATAATAAACACTATAGGCTAGCTGGAATTTGGGCAAGACTGCATAGAATTGTTGTGGATGATAAATAGTTACAGATATTATCCATCTTTAGAAATTAACctctcaaaaattattatttcttATGGTACTTGGTATGGGTTTTAAGACAAATGAGCATTTCAAGGAAGGCTTTGATCGAATTAATAATATATGAAATGTTTTAACattttagaggtattttttttataaaaaaaaataggatgGATGGGTGTCTAAGTTCTTGAATGAGAAAGTTTCGGACCTAGATCTCATGTATGAATGCAAATAACTTTACCAACACATCATCATTGCATCAACTTGTTTAGTGGCTTATGACTTTCATAAAAATTGAGAAATACCCACAACTTCACCACAAGTTGAGTGTCGTACATGTTGGCCAAGCTCAAGTTGGAGTCTTACCTAACAGAGGCTAATCAACTTATTGGCTGCTCTTATTTTCTTGCTAGAGTATATGGGAGAGAAGCAGGTGGTTGTATTGGGGTCTTCAAGTATACTCAAGTGGCCTATTTTCAATAGATTAGCTTCCTCATCTACAAAACGtaaacttataaataatattaaataataaaagatcttTGAAATAAATAGCAGCAGGTTGTTGTAAGCATTACATAAGAAACTTGGCTAATCTTAATTATATGAGATTTTAATCCATATCATATTCTCCTGCCTCACCTAACTTCTACCAGCCCACTATGGGTCAAATCAGAAGGAAGTTGGGGTTCCACTGGGCAACGTAGAAAGTTAAACGCTGTAATTCACACAAAAATCGTTTAGAGGACACAATTAGTTTTAAAACATGCTAGGAAACATGCTATGCTCTGCATCTTATTAAGTCTTAATGCTATGCAGGCTTTTACTTTTCATGATGGGTTCCATGTAGGCAGTGCTAATATAATCATCCTAGTAAAATTCCAAAGGCCATGGCCAGGAATTTCTGCAAAGGCATCATGATTTtccaattatgattttatatactaattaatgcTTTACAGCAACTAAATTTTCAAAGGAGAAGAAATGACTTGTAATTATTTCCCTGAAATTGTACTTTTCCTACCTTGTTATCCTTTTTCCATTACGTTAATTATTTTGTACTTCATTTCCTTATCAatattgatcatgtacaatagcttaaaaaaataaaaaaaataaaaaaaataaatatgataattaattTACTCCATTTTATCAGATTTCTGACTCGATCCTAATAGGATGGATTTTACTTGATCCATAATGAATCCGAGGTGCATAGGTGTTGTTAACAGCAAAATCTTCCTTTGATCCAGATATATATGATTCTTCACCAATTTCCTTCCCAAtaccaaaaaatgaaaaagatttttgtgATTTTATTTGGCTTAACTGATTTAACCCACTCTATCTAACTCTAACCCTCTTGCTTTACTAGATTAGTACGGGATGGTACTAATCAACTAATACATGACCTATTGCCAATCCTATGAACAAGGCATTTATTTTAGCACATAAGTTAccatattcaagaatctatgttAGACTTATATTTGGTATGCAGGAAAACTCTAGAAtaattatcctttttttttttaaagataatcaAGAAACCTAATatttgtttaccaaaaaaaacaaCAAGACCAATTTCGATAATTAAAATGTTAGGCATCTAAAAGCAAACATATTTggtagagaaagaggaagagtacAATAATTTTGCCAAAAAATGTACCAATCAATTAGGTAGCTAGGTTTCTCTATAGAATTTATGGGAAGCCATGAAATAGTCACAACTACCTACTTTCATTTCACTATcaatgttgaaatttttttttttgataaaatatagaATGCAGACCTGCAGTATAGGAAAATATGCGATATAGATGCGATGAGGTTGTCAATGGATGATGGTTTGGATCCAACGGCTTGGTTTGACAACTAACCTGCTCAAGGCTCAAGTTTcaagccccctttttttttttcccggtaATCAAGCCCTTTTGCGGGTTCAATCCTAAGAAACTGACAAGTTCTAGGAACTTTTGGGCTTAAGTTTTAATGAAAACAAAAAGGGTTAGACTTGGGCAAATGGTACAATTTTATATCGTTTTGAGGATAAATAAGAGTATGATTGGAGATTACATTATGCTGACGTCCACCTAAACAAATGTCAcaaactaaataatagttttttctcaaaaaaaaaaaattttcaagcaacAAATTGGGAGCATGCAAGATGGGTCCCAATTAAGTGGCTGGCTAATCAGAGCCAATAAAGCCGAGCCGCGTCCGACCCGGTTCGGTCGCGGTGGGGCCCGGCGGGGTTGGTGGGCTGGTACCGGTTGCAGCCGGTGGTCCCGGGCGACTGGGGATCGCTGTGGCCACCGACGACCAAAGTCACCACATAAAGGGGCCCTATGGATCCGACGGCCGAGCTCGCGGGACCGACGGAACCGTGGGCGGTCAGATCTGCATCTCACTTTGGCGCTGGAGTCCAAAGGGCGTCGTTGGGGCGCCGCTTGTCTATAAATATGAGGCTCCTCGTCTCCAATCCCTGCGTCCGACCCAAGGCCAGAATCCTAGCAGCAGGGAAGCTAGTGTTTCTTTCTTTGGttgctttcttcttctcttgctctaaAGGTAAGGGGATCTTGTTCTTTCTCTTCGTGTTGAGAGCATGGCAAGGGATTTCTGTTCTTTGATTTGTTGAGTtttctttctgtttcttttttatttcaaGGGACTGTTTTCTTTCTTTGTGGATCTGGAACGGGTccgtggagatttttttttttcccatgatttttgacttatttttgaATCACCCCATTTGAGATGGCTAGATCTGGTGCATTTAGTTGCTTAAGTGCTACTATGTGGTTTAAAGAAAACGCTTTATGCGCGTTTTCGTTTGAAATGGCTTGATGCGGTGCAGGCAGTTGCCTCTGGTGTTTACGGTTTTTGATTGTCTGGAAATGGGTGGATCTTGAGTATTTTGTTGTTAAATTAGGTTGTTGTAGTCTAGTAGAGCTTCTCCTGAATCATATGTAATGAGATTAGATAGGTTTTGATTCTGAACATTGTTGTTTAGATTTGTATAGATTTCGTGGAAAGATTATCTTTTTCATAGTACCATGATACTTGAGGATTTTGGTGATGGTTCAATCTGAAACAGAGGTAGATTGTTGGCACAGTTTTCGTGTCTATTTATTTTTGCTTATTATGAGGCTGGATCTAGCTTGTTTCTTTGGATTTTTGGGCATTGTGATCATTCTTCTTGATGAATTTTGCTGGATATGGTTCTTTCTCACCTTCATCAAGCTATTAGTTATGAGATCTGTTTCTTTGGCAATTAGGGCATTCAATAAAATGCTAAGTGTTAAAAGTTGTAGCCGTATATGTGTATTGCTCCATATTAGTGCTGTTTGCCTTTTTGTTACCCTTTAGCTGTTAGACCTGGGCCGACCTTCCACTGTAAGATGCTGCTTTGGAATTTGGACCTAATTCTTACTTTGTCCTCTGCAAGCTTTGAGATTCTTCGACCTAGATCGGCCATCTACTTTGTGTAGTGCTTTGACTTTTTTGGATCTTATCTAAATCAAAGTACTTTAATTTGTGCTATATTATGTGATTCTGATTCCTGATGTTATAGATCCTTGTGCTCCTTTCAAATGATTTGCTTTCATTCCCACGAATCTTCAAGTGGAAGCAGCTTTGTTAAAAGATTATCCTGGAGTATATTCTCTTGTTTTATTCCTTCGTATCTTGGTGAATGAACTACATGCACAGAGTCATTCCAGACTGCTTTTGTATGCAGTAATTCCTTCTCATGAACATGCATCCTTGATTGATATTGAACAATTTACTTATGGTGTTTGGTCATGAGCAGCTTTCATCCTGTAGTTTTCACAAATTCTGATGAAGTTATTTGTTACCTGCCAATATTCAAACTTGATTCTAAAATCAGTGAACCGCATGTAAAGCACATTTGTGCCATATCAGAAGTTAATTTTGTATTTTAATCTGAGTTTTTGTTTGGAGTCTGTTGGATATATGCTAAAAGTACTCAGCAATGTGGTTGAAGTACTTAGCAAAATGAGGACTGAAGATATAATATTTCCATGATTTTGTTTCTATGTGATTTTGTGGTCCATGTAATCTATGATAACAGAATTATAATAGATAGCAGTCAGTGTTTCAGAGTAACTAAAGTCCATGGATATTTATATGATCTTTCAATTTGCTGGTCTATTGCAGATGGCCAACTCGGACACCTTCCTTTTCACCTCTGAATCTGTGAATGAGGGACACCCTGACAAGCTCTGCGACCAGATCTCGGATGCTGTGCTTGATGCCTGCCTAGAACAGGACCCTGACAGCAAGGTTGCTTGTGAAACCTGCACCAAGACCAACATGGTCATGGTCTTTGGGGAGATCACTACCAAGGCCAATGTCGACTATGAGAAAATAGT encodes the following:
- the LOC140853653 gene encoding uncharacterized protein; amino-acid sequence: MRAQRSRVTGSARRSSRREETSPPPSAAEPSSPHPTVTTEAQIAVIVRQMTVLTDAVKSLQQQSAQLSPSPAGQPTAKQFSWPNECRQAFEELKKYLTSPPLLVRPEVGEVLYLYLATSPEAVSSVLVLENENRVHQPIYYVSKVLHEAETRYSRVEKMIFALVISAQRLRPYFQAHAIVVLTDQPLRAILHRPNTLGRLAKWAVRLDEFDIQYRPRPALKAQILADFIAECPTIDLPSGEGDPVEVGTSDCDPDPTWVLHIDGASNAQGSGAGFLLTNLEGAVTEHVLRFDFKASNNQTKYEALVVGLKLALELGIDRLKVFSDFQLIVGQTKGEFETRDPTMTKYHRKVKDLVASFGYFGISHIPRTENARADALSRLATSDYGTLGRTFVQNLERPSIDEVEEVLQLAAGQSWMDPITRYLIDGSVPEDPAEAKRLRWAASQYVIIHGRLYKRVTISPP